Proteins encoded by one window of Musa acuminata AAA Group cultivar baxijiao chromosome BXJ2-9, Cavendish_Baxijiao_AAA, whole genome shotgun sequence:
- the LOC135622780 gene encoding uncharacterized protein LOC135622780 isoform X2, translating into MRECCGDPHAVRGLQGGTGEEISGGNQDGVVDGEEFEGLPALKVGGAFTDGNAGAGGQGLENVSGGCSPCDGCCSLLVVVNEHEALVKETKEVEEDSGGFVESGKQSNHVVPEQRVSVGNLKTIAAANSVVEVGVLVDANAGVGNLELENANCGFSSCNDRSSSLDVGKEHEVLDKEIKEMEDDAAEDSKVEIGMVKAMKEMEEVNGSFVDAEKRSNNLDLEQGISVENPKAVESCSSLPGKPVGCVCCKRNLVDDKYEDLLLSNIERIKCSACKEDILCSNNGNSGRLEPFNSQNDKGLAPSCIVGQKEGVCDVSEENSVSSCIARGLSGVSLDEVTSCFSVEVSSFLQSSALHTAARDHSSDLPLATDCEIKVTDAFNTASTCCSNVKVSRGQVSNGVIGISKSVPSFGSRRTNPKRAASLRSIQTDVRSDHLTRNRNNMRKHNKAADLGTLFSSITDKKIEVRRKRSCFQRMTRKSVWGGTSSLVTHFMENDELAVSSFHLAQIQNTNLKISQNSRPRRKKQMCHGDRNLISPKSECAFLTQTMHLNDQIYLQSQIPNMVDSQHSIEANNDAVPNMCRPSHLGISSKRGEADCKPLTDNLASSERFLRRDGQQGEKDMDSTLTQDASLDNMLGECPGVSSHSGSETLMETTVDKHLVDPESSPDSDIYNPVVDVGVALIESGTFQDNVVNQSVIVPKLTVLNGTCAKLLNSCDAIVSPESASSLEVQLQTENKEESKFCEASAKAYASSEEHDLIKEKLHELDIQITDVEPVKYVRKKRNGFKERSHICSDAIKEAKGKNYRGKTYPDNTTNGVEELGCSEGSRKADLGLGVWVLTKQDTVNLQPEDGGLLITDKADAHKLSRSSKKRVGKNKLSLKGSTRTRRPKSHGKKNCTIQRLGKSRKKENNQTLDVDWEACGSLKLPPGRACNKSKPKEGTCGLEGQSLPQRRAWVLCDDCHKWRCIPTELADIIGETNCRWTCKDNTDKAFADCSIPQEKTNSEINAELEISDASCDEGVPKPKSSGFAKSKLAATQPAPWTPIKSNLYLHRNRKSQTIDETMVCHCKPPSDSCLGCGDQCLNRMLNIECGKGTCPCGELCSNQQFQKRKYAKLKWIPCGKKGFGLQSLQDVSSGQFIIEYVGEVLDLGTYEARQRYYASRGQKHFYFMTLNGGEVIDACAKGNLGRFINHSCDPNCRTEKWMVNGEVCIGLFAIRDIKKGEELTFDYNYVRVFGAAAKKCVCGSSVCRGYIGSDPLDAEVIVQDDSDDEILEPMMAHEENEKALDIDVSLSYANDVVEKDSDSSIKNKVQLDDSPLIISETEAHQQSWDTICKSSYDVTPLSITSNGLDKDTISRSISEIQLSEDQSRNLDDVHNKETSTQSVSKPYLAKSSPSNHIIRKSKLSAKAKPAQKAKKSHWRSGNAQFAGVENELNELLDADGGISKRKDATKGYLKLLFVTAAEGDNAGGASQSIRDLSLILDALLKTKSRTVLMDIINKNGLQMLHNIMKQNRSKFNRIPIIRKLLKVLEFLALKGILTPEHINKGPPCSGMESLKDSLLSLTRHNDIQVHQIARSFRDKWIPRTIKRVEPSDRDEFQLDSQRPYPCWFQSSPFNHHLDQGARDSDAIVCVSEPMEQVTYSGVVDMPGETCSLSSTLIDNNTTTRARTRKRKSRWDQPLEYNGPDQQHLWSSQDQATEAGSKLFKASFSELELGSRTEAQKRNLDRPNEDGCSLNGVAGMKNFLQQNMDDEAPPGFESSQKLHQLTSETLVPRGEVVVGYLQERYLSHLGVSYGIPLAFVQKLGTSELKGDTNRHQFWQVAPSMPFHPFPPLPSYPRGKPNPLTLTSDSSKNSTVDQGLNATQVCKLDDGDSQATDVPVPSTIGGRPATHLEAPSRDLQISERTSWSSNSYGRRLFRTHRWNNQKFRRRWSPWPQEGNDHGFRGTVRHRDSGRNFRDERRYWPRWPQEDSGVSSKQM; encoded by the exons ATGAGGGAGTGTTGTGGCGATCCACATGCCGTGCGTGGATTGCAGGGAGGAACCGGTGAAGAAATTTCGGGGGGGAATCAAGATGGAGTGGTTGATGGTGAGGAGTTCGAGGGATTGCCGGCCCTTAAGGTGGGCGGCGCGTTCACAGATGGCAATGCTGGTGCAGGTGGTCAGGGATTGGAAAATGTGAGCGGTGGTTGCTCTCCTTGCGACGGTTGTTGCTCTCTTTTGGTAGTCGTAAATGAGCATGAAGCATTGGTAAAGGAGACAAAGGAGGTGGAGGAAGATTCTGGAGGTTTTGTTGAATCTGGTAAACAAAGTAATCATGTTGTTCCAGAACAAAGAGTTTCAGTTGGGAATTTAAAGACAATTGCAGCAGCAAATTCCGTTGTTGAGGTCGGTGTGCTGGTAGATGCCAATGCTGGTGTAGGCAACCTGGAATTGGAAAATGCAAACTGTGGGTTTTCTTCTTGCAATGATAGGAGCTCTTCTTTGGACGTTGGAAAGGAGCATGAAGTATTGGATAAGGAGATAAAAGAGATGGAGGATGATGCAGCAGAAGATTCCAAGGTTGAGATTGGCATGGTAAAGGCAATGAAGGAGATGGAGGAAGTTAATGGGAGCTTTGTTGATGCTGAGAAACGAAGCAATAATCTTGACCTAGAACAAGGAATCTCAGTTGAGAACCCAAAGGCGGTTGAATCTTGCTCTTCTCTTCCTGGGAAACCTGTGGGTTGTGTGTGTTGCAAAAGAAATTTGGTAGATGACAAATATGAAGATTTACTCCTCTCAAATATAGAGAGAATCAAGTGTAGTGCTTGCAAAGAAGACATCCTTTGCTCAAACAATGGCAATAGTGGAAGACTTGAGCCATTTAATTCACAAAATGATAAAGGGCTAGCTCCAAGTTGCATAGTAGGTCAGAAAGAAGGTGTCTGTGATGTGTCAGAGGAAAATTCTGTTTCCTCATGCATAGCCAGAGGACTAAGTGGAGTTTCACTTGATGAAGTCACATCGTGCTTCTCAGTGGAAGTATCATCCTTTCTGCAATCATCTGCCTTACATACCGCTGCACGGGATCACTCTTCTGACCTTCCGCTGGCAACAGATTGTGAGATAAAAGTCACTGATGCTTTCAACACAGCATCTACTTGCTGTAGCAATGTAAAAGTTTCTCGTGGACAGGTAAGCAATGGAGTAATTGGCATTTCAAAATCTGTTCCTTCTTTTGGTTCAAGGCGAACCAATCCAAAGCGTGCTGCTTCTTTAAGGAGCATTCAGACTGATGTGAGGTCCGATCACTTGACCAGAAACAGGAATAATATGAGGAAACATAATAAGGCCGCTGACTTAGGCACATTATTTTCAAGCATTACAGACAAAAAAATTGAAGTCAGAAGGAAAAGAAGCTGCTTCCAAAGAATGACACGAAAATCTGTATGGGGAGGAACTAGCAGCTTAGTAACACATTTCATGGAAAATGATGAGCTTGCTGTATCTAGTTTTCATCTAGCACAGATTCAGAATACAAATTTAAAGATAAGTCAGAATTCTAGACCTAGAAGGAAGAAACAAATGTGTCATGGAGACAGAAATTTGATATCACCGAAAAGTGAATGTGCTTTTTTAACTCAAACTATGCACTTAAATGATCAAATATATTTGCAGTCGCAGATTCCTAATATGGTTGATTCACAGCATTCAATCGAAGCCAATAATGATGCCGTGCCTAACATGTGTCGCCCTTCTCATCTGGGCATTTCAAGTAAACGTGGTGAAGCTGATTGCAAACCACTGACAGATAATCTTGCTTCTAGTGAAAGGTTTCTTCGACGAGATGGACAACAAGGTGAAAAGGATATGGATAGTACTTTAACACAAGATGCATCTTTGGATAACATGCTAGGCGAATGTCCTGGGGTCTCATCACACTCTGGCTCTGAAACTTTGATGGAAACAACTGTTGACAAGCACTTGGTGGATCCAGAATCGTCGCCTGACTCTGATATCTATAATCCGGTTGTTGATGTTGGTGTTGCTCTTATAGAGTCTGGCACTTTTCAGGACAATGTTGTGAATCAGAGTGTGATTGTTCCTAAACTGACTGTTCTAAATGGCACGTGTGCTAAACTTTTAAATTCCTGTGACGCTATTGTAAGTCCTGAATCTGCTTCATCCTTGGAAGTGCAGCTGCAAACTGAGAATAAGGAAGAGAGTAAATTCTGTGAAGCCAGTGCAAAAGCATATGCCTCATCAGAAGAACATGACTTAATCAAGGAGAAGTTGCATGAGTTAGATATTCAGATCACAGATGTGGAACCTGTGAAGTATGTTAGGAAGAAGCGTAATGGCTTTAAGGAAAGAAGTCATATATGTTCAGATGCCATAAAAGAAGCTAAGGGAAAGAATTATAGAGGGAAGACCTATCCTGATAATACTACAAATGGAGTGGAAGAGTTGGGCTGCAGTGAAGGATCCAGGAAAGCTGATCTTGGTCTGGGAGTGTGGGTATTGACCAAGCAGGATACTGTCAATTTACAGCCAGAAGATGGTGGATTGTTGATCACTGATAAAGCTGATGCGCACAAACTTTCTAGAAGCAGCAAAAAGAGAGTGGGTAAAAACAAATTAAGTTTAAAAGGTTCAACAAGAACCCGAAGACCAAAATCCCATGGTAAAAAAAACTGCACTATACAAAGGTTAGGGAAGAGCAGAAAGAAGGAAAATAATCAGACACTTGATGTGGATTGGGAAGCATGTGGAAGCTTGAAGTTGCCTCCGGGGAGAGCTT GTAACAAATCGAAACCCAAGGAAGGTACTTGTGGATTGGAAGGTCAGTCCTTACCACAAAGGCGGGCATGGGTTCTTTGTGATGATTGCCACAAGTGGCGTTGTATACCAACTGAACTTGCAGATATTATTGGGGAAACCAACTGTAGATG GACTTGTAAGGACAATACAGACAAGGCATTTGCTGATTGTTCGATACCACAAGAGAAGACAAACTCAGAGATCAATGCTGAATTGGAGATCTCAGATGCTTCATGTGATGAAGGTGTTCCTAAACCAAAATCTTCTGGATTTGCAAAGTCGAAGTTAGCTG CCACCCAACCAGCTCCTTGGACACCTATCAAGTCCAACTTATATCTTCATCGCAATCGGAAAAGTCAAACAATTGATGAG acCATGGTTTGCCACTGTAAGCCTCCATCAGATAGCTGTTTGGGTTGTGGAGATCAATGTTTGAATCGGATGCTTAACATAGAGTGTGGGAAAGGAACCTGTCCATGCGGGGAGCTTTGTTCGAACCAGCAG TTTCAGAAGCGCAAATATGCCAAACTCAAGTGGATTCCTTGTGGGAAAAAAGGATTTGGCCTCCAGTCGCTTCAAGATGTATCTAGTGGGCAGTTTATTATTGAATATGTTGGAGAG GTGCTCGATTTAGGTACCTATGAAGCCCGTCAAAGATACTATGCTTCCAGAGGTCAGAAGCATTTTTACTTCATGACGCTGAATGGTGGTGAG GTAATAGATGCATGTGCAAAAGGAAATCTAGGTCGTTTTATCAATCATAGTTGTGATCCTAATTGTCGCACTGAAAAG TGGATGGTAAACGGAGAAGTTTGTATTGGACTATTTGCAATAAGAGATATCAAAAAG GGTGAAGAACTAACTTTTGACTACAATTATGTTCGCGTGTTTGGTGCTGCTGCCAAAAAGTGTGTTTGTGGCTCTTCTGTATGCCGAGGCTATATTGGTAGTGATCCTTTGGATGCTGAGGTAATTGTGCAAGATGATTCAGATGATGAAATTCTTGAACCTATGATGGCCCATGAAGAAAATGAGAAGGCACTAGATATAGATGTGTCGCTCTCTTATGCTAATGATGTGGTTGAGAAAGATTCTGATTCTTCTATTAAAAATAAAGTTCAATTAGATGACTCCCCCCTTATAATCTCGGAGACTGAAGCTCATCAACAGTCATGGGACACTATATGCAAGTCATCTTATGATGTTACTCCATTGAGCATTACTTCTAATGGTCTGGACAAAGACACTATTTCCAGATCCATATCTGAGATCCAATTATCCGAAGACCAATCACGAAACTTGGATGATGTACACAACAAAGAAACCTCAACG CAAAGTGTATCAAAACCTTACCTTGCAAAATCATCCCCTTCAAATCATATTATAAGGAAGAGCAAGTTGAGTGCAAAAGCTAAGCCGGCCCAGAAAGCCAAAAAATCACACTGGCGATCTGGTAATGCACAATTTGCAGGAG TTGAAAATGAATTGAATGAGTTGTTAGACGCGGATGGTGGCATTAGCAAGAGGAAG GATGCTACAAAGGGCTATTTGAAGCTTCTGTTTGTGACTGCAGCAGAAGGTGATAATGCTGGTGGTGCATCTCAAAG TATACGAGACCTTTCCTTGATTCTTGATGCACTTCTAAAGACAAAATCTCGGACAGTTTTGAtggatataataaacaaaaatg GACTGCAGATGTTGCACAATATAATGAAGCAAAACCGGAGTAAATTTAATAGAATTCCTATAATCCGGAAGCTTCTCAAG GTGTTGGAGTTTCTTGCTTTAAAAGGAATCCTTACCCCAGAGCACATAAATAAAGGTCCTCCATGTAGTGGAATGGAGAG CTTGAAAGATTCATTGTTGAGTTTGACCAGGCATAATGACATTCAG GTTCATCAAATTGCTCGAAGTTTCAGAGATAAGTGGATTCCTCGCACAATTAAACGAGTTGAACCATCAGATCGAGATGAATTTCAATTAGATTCACAGCGACCTTATCCTTGTTGGTTTCAATCATCTCCGTTTAACCACCACCTTGATCAAGGAGCAAGAGACAGTGATGCCATTGTTTGTGTTAGTGAACCCATGGAGCAGGTAACATATTCAGGTGTAGTTGATATGCCTGGAGAAACATGTTCACTTTCGTCAACATTGATTGATAATAATACAACAACTAGAGCAAGAACTCGCAAGCGCAAGAGTCGGTGGGATCAGCCATTAGAGTACAATGGTCCCGACCAACAACATTTGTGGTCAAGTCAAGACCAAGCCACAGAAGCTGGCTCAAAGCTTTTCAAAGCTTCATTTTCAGAATTAGAGCTTGGCTCTAGGACTGAAGCTCAGAAGCGGAACCTTGATAGGCCGAATGAGGATGGTTGTTCTCTCAACGGAGTTGCTGGTATGAAGAACTTTCTGCAACAGAACATGGATGATGAggcacctcctggatttgagtcaTCACAGAAGTTACATCAGCTTACTTCTGAAACTCTAGTCCCTAGAGGTGAAGTGGTTGTGGGTTATCTTCAAGAGAGGTACCTCTCACACTTGGGTGTGTCATATGGGATTCCTCTGGCCTTTGTTCAGAAGCTTGGAACCTCTGAGTTAAAGGGAGACACCAACAGACACCAATTTTGGCAAGTTGCACCAAGCATGCCCTTCCATCCATTTCCACCCTTACCTTCATATCCTCGAGGAAAACCAAATCCTTTAACTCTTACATCGGATTCTTCTAAGAATAGCACAGTAGACCAGGGTTTGAATGCAacacaagtgtgcaagctagatgATGGGGACTCTCAGGCAACAGATGTGCCTGTTCCATCTACAATAGGAGGAAGGCCAGCAACTCACTTAGAAGCACCATCTAGGGACCTGCAGATTTCAGAAAGAACAAGTTGGTCTTCAAACAGCTATGGGAGGAGGTTATTTCGGACGCACAGATGGAACAACCAGAAATTTAGGAGACGTTGGTCACCTTGGCCCCAAGAAGGCAATGATCATGGATTTAGAGGTACCGTAAGACACAGAGATAGTGGCAGAAATTTCAGAGATGAGAGGAGATACTGGCCTCGATGGCCCCAGGAGGACAGCGGTGTTAGCTCCAAGCAAATGTGA